One genomic segment of Gossypium arboreum isolate Shixiya-1 chromosome 3, ASM2569848v2, whole genome shotgun sequence includes these proteins:
- the LOC108464292 gene encoding putative 1-phosphatidylinositol-3-phosphate 5-kinase FAB1C isoform X17: protein MAQYVAPFYQENMDALRKPNIGTEELDNIYDYSDDFIFHNHYEKSQKLLDFENNGLIWFPPPPEDENEEIESNFFTYDDEDDDIGDSGAMFSSSSSLSSMFPVREKQNEGIKEPLKAIIQGHFRVLVLQLLLSEGIKVGKEDNAGDWLDIITTIAWQAAKFVKPDTSRGGSMDPGDYVKVKCIASGNPSESTLVKGVVCTKNIKHKRMTSQYKNPRLLLLGGALEFQKAPNQLASFSTLLQQENDHLKMIIAKIEALHPNVLLVEKSVSSYAQEYLLEKEISLVLNVKRPLLERIARCSGALVCPSIDNLSIARLGHCKLFRVKKVSEEHEISNQLNKKPSKTLMFFEGCPRRLGCTVLLRGRSREELKKVKHVVQYAVFAAYHLSLETSFLADEGATLPKMKVKHSVIRPEKMQSDNVILVAPSSFYPSNFNAIGNSFTQNDASPSLNPKQGSLESFPNQDDQIHISPSFGGSILDTCNDDLTPIVDMDLCSLEQLSRLQMPTMFPCDIRDFPQSEKRETVTEEERHNMHELEKSKKIIEDEASSGCFSATDTHQSILVSFSSRCVLKGTVCERSRLFRIKFYGSFDKPLGRYLQDDLFDQASCCQSCNEPTEAHVICYTHRQGNLTINVRRLSSLKLPGERDGKIWMWHRCLRCAHIDGVPPATHRVVMSDAAWGLSFGKFLELSFSNHATANRVATCGHSLQRDCLRFYGFGNMIAFFRYTPIDILSVHLPLSMLEFSGDIQREWIRKEAAELMVKVEILYAEVLDVLDNIEQKNNSSNASDLSNHIMELRDQIQKERNDYISLLQPTAIETSHLDLTTMDILELNCLKRSLLIGLHVWDRRLNSLDSHLGKGSAFKGKPGLSKDGKLDAYRQKTYKSTDSLEPPKSDARLEQNSSLPTFESDVPEELDLALCIENKVENEETDKSVHSPTSTLSERIDSAWIGTDLLTLKVQYPEAYQGNELQTRLVKPTSKIDNLPLRKVASPMRVHSFDSVLRLQARIQKGLHPSTLHLSTLKSFHATRDYRTMVRDPVSNVTSTYSYTLPFEAQKLNLSLRSTPTLINCASHVAEGARLLLVQRVHSDIVIAVYDNDPASIISYALSSKEYEEWVDDKSIKMGGGWSIIDRSKKDSATSSFSPWQPFGSLDTDYTHFGSFGSEDTSSSIGAMFTDTKRSPHLIVSFGDDSYVGGGIVKFSVTCYFAKQFYSLRRKCCPNEVDFVRSLSRCQKWSAQGGKSNVYFAKSLDERFIIKQVQKTELESFNEFAPEYFKYLSDSLSSGSPTCLAKILGIYQVSVKHLKGGKETKMDLVVMENLFFRRSISRIYDLKGSARSRYNPDTSGRNKVLLDMNLLETLRTEPIFLGSKAKRILERAIWNDTSFLASIAVMDYSLLVGLDEEHNELVLGIIDFMRQYTWDKHLETWVKASGILGGPKNASPTIISPKQYKKRFRKAMTAYFLTVPDQWTL, encoded by the exons ATGGCTCAATATGTTGCTCCCTTTTATCAAGAAAACATGGATGCTTTAAGAAAGCCAAATATAGGGACCGAGGAACTTGATAATATTTATGATTACTCTGATGATTTTATTTTCCATAATCATTATGAAAAGTCACAAAAGCTTTTGGATTTTGAAAACAATGGCCTAATATGGTTTCCACCACCACCTGAGGATGAGAATGAGGAGATAGAGAGTAACTTCTTCACATatgatgatgaagatgatgatattGGGGATTCTGGCGCAATGTTCTCATCAAGTAGTAGCCTTTCAAGTATGTTCCCAGTAAGGGAGAAACAAAACGAAGGAATCAAAGAGCCCCTTAAAGCTATAATACAAGGGCATTTTAGGGTTTTGGTGTTGCAGCTTTTACTAAGTGAGGGTATCAAAGTTGGTAAAGAGGATAATGCTGGGGATTGGCTTGACATTATCACAACAATTGCATGGCAAGCTGCAAAATTTGTGAAACCAGATACTAGCAGAGGAGGCAGTATGGATCCTGGGGATTATGTAAAGGTTAAGTGTATAGCGTCAGGAAATCCCAGTGAAAG CACCCTTGTCAAGGGAGTGGTATGTACCAAAAATATAAAACACAAGCGCATGACCTCACAATACAAAAATCCTAGATTACTTCTTTTAGGAGGAGCCCTTGAATTTCAGAAAGCTCCAAATCAGCTGGCATCGTTTAGCACATTACTTCAACAG GAAAATGATCATCTCAAGATGATCATTGCAAAGATTGAGGCTCTTCACCCTAATGTTTTGCTTGTAGAAAAGAGTGTGTCTTCATATGCCCAAGAGTATCTGCTTGAAAAGGAAATATCATTAGTTCTCAATGTGAAAAGGCCATTATTAGAGCGGATAGCAAGGTGTAGTGGTGCTCTTGTTTGTCCATCGATTGATAATTTATCTATTGCACGCTTGGGCCACTGCAAATTATTTCGAGTCAAAAAAGTATCAGAAGAACATGAGATTTCCAATCAATTGAACAAAAAACCATCAAAAACATTGATGTTCTTTGAAGGTTGTCCCAGACGCTTAGGTTGCACg GTCTTGTTGAGAGGTAGATCTCGTGAAGAACTAAAAAAGGTTAAACATGTTGTCCAATACGCTGTTTTTGCAGCTTATCACTTATCGCTTGAAACTTCCTTCCTTGCTGACGAAGGTGCTACTCTGCCTAAGATGAAAGTAAAACATTCAGTTATTAGACCAGAGAAAATGCAGTCTGACAATGTCATTTTAGTTGCCCCTAGTTCCTTTTATCCTTCCAATTTCAATGCAATAGGCAATTCCTTCACTCAAAATGATGCATCTCCAAGTCTTAATCCAAAGCAAGGAAGCTTAGAATCATTTCCTAATCAGGATGATCAAATTCATATTTCCCCATCTTTTGGTGGTTCTATTCTAGATACATGCAATGATGATTTAACACCTATTGTGGATATGGATTTGTGTTCTTTGGAACAATTGAGTCGTTTACAAATGCCTACTATGTTTCCCTGTGATATTAGAGATTTTCCCCAATCTGAAAAGCGAGAAACTGTGACTGAAGAGGAGAGGCATAATATGCATGAATTGGAAAAATCTAAAAAGATTATAGAAGATGAAGCTTCCAGTGGATGTTTTTCAGCCACTGACACACACCAGAGTATATTGGTTTCATTTTCAAGTCGGTGTGTTCTAAAAGGAACTGTATGTGAACGTTCACGACTTTTTCGAATAAAGTTCTATGGGTCTTTTGATAAACCACTGGGAAGATACCTTcaagatgacttgtttgatcaa gCATCTTGTTGCCAGTCATGCAATGAGCCAACTGAAGCTCATGTCATATGTTATACTCACCGGCAAGGAAACCTGACAATCAATGTAAGGCGCCTTTCCTCTCTTAAGCTACCTGGTGAACGAGATGGGAAAATATGGATGTGGCACAGATGCCTTAGGTGTGCTCATATTGATGGGGTTCCTCCAGCAACTCATAGAGTGGTTATGTCTGATGCTGCTTGGGGACTTTCTTTTGGAAAGTTTTTGGAGCTTAGTTTTTCAAATCATGCAACTGCTAATCGTGTTGCAACTTGTGGTCATTCCTTGCAGAGGGACTGCCTTCGTTTCTATGG ATTTGGCAACATGATAGCATTTTTTCGCTATACCCCAATTGATATACTATCAGTACATTTGCCCCTATCAATGCTTGAGTTTAGTGGGGATATTCAACGAGAGTGGATAAGAAAAGAGGCAGCTGAG CTAATGGTCAAAGTGGAAATTTTATATGCGGAGGTATTGGATGTACTTGACAACATTGAACAAAAGAATAATTCATCAAATGCAAGTGACTTATCAAATCATATTATGGAACTAAGAGATCAGATTCAAAAGGAGAGAAATGATTACATT AGTTTGTTACAACCAACTGCTATCGAGACATCACATCTTGATTTGACAACTATGGACATCCTAGAACTGAATTGCTTAAAGCGTTCACTTCTAATTGGTTTGCATGTATGGGATCGACGACTTAATTCATTGGATTCTCATCTTGGGAAAGGTTCTGCATTCAAAGGTAAACCTGGTCTCTCCAAGGATGGGAAACTTGATGCTTATCGACAAAAAACCTACAAATCTACAGATTCACTAGAACCTCCTAAAAGTGACGCACGATTGGAGCAAAACTCTAGTTTGCCAACCTTTGAATCTGATGTGCCAGAAGAATTGGACCTTGCATTGTGTATTGAAAATAAAGTGGAGAATGAGGAAACAGATAAAAGTGTCCATTCTCCTACATCTACATTATCTGAAAGAATAGATTCTGCTTGGATAGGTACTGATCTACTTACATTAAAAGTTCAATATCCAGAAGCATATCAGGGAAATGAGCTCCAAACTCGCTTGGTCAAGCCAACAAGTAAAATCGATAATCTTCCTTTGAGAAAGGTAGCTTCTCCAATGAGGGTTCATTCTTTTGATTCTGTATTGAGACTCCAAGCAAGAATTCAAAAAGGATTGCACCCCTCAACATTGCATTTATCAACACTTAAATCATTTCATGCTACTAGAGATTATAGGACTATGGTGAGAGATCCTGTTTCTAATGTGACAAGTACCTACTCTTATACATTGCCATTTGAGGCACAAAAGTTGAATTTATCACTTCGATCCACACCCACGTTAATCAATTGTGCATCTCATGTGGCTGAAGGGGCTCGGCTACTTCTTGTGCAGAGGGTTCACAGTGATATCGTTATTGCTGTTTATGACAATGATCCCGCAAGTATAATATCATATGCTCTTAGTTCAAAAGAATATGAAGAATGGGTTGATGATAAGTCCATTAAAATGGGAGGAGGTTGGAGTATTATTGATAGAAGCAAAAAAGATTCTGCAACTTCCAGCTTTTCACCCTGGCAGCCATTTGGTTCACTTGACACGGATTATACACATTTTGGAAGTTTTGGCTCTGAAGATACTTCATCATCCATTGGTGCCATGTTTACTGATACAAAAAGGTCTCCACATTTAATAGTTTCTTTTGGAGATGACTCTTATGTTGGTGGTGGCATAGTGAAGTTTTCTGTTACTTGTTATTTTGCAAAACAATTTTATTCTCTTAGAAGAAAATGTTGCCCTAATGAAGTGGATTTTGTACGTTCCTTAAGCCGCTGTCAGAAATGGAGTGCACAAGGGGGAAAGAGCAATGTGTATTTTGCCAAATCGTTAGATGAGAGATTCATTATAAAGCAAGTACAAAAAACAGAGCTAGAATCTTTTAATGAATTTGCACCAGAGTACTTCAAGTATTTGTCTGATTCTCTTAGCTCAGGAAGCCCAACTTGCCTTGCAAAAATTCTTGGTATTTATCAG GTCTCTGTAAAACACTTGAAAGGTGGGAAAGAAACAAAAATGGATCTTGTGGTAATGGAGAACTTATTTTTCAGAAGAAGTATATCTAGGATTTATGATCTTAAGGGCTCTGCAAGATCACGATATAATCCAGACACATCAGGAAGAAACAAAGTACTATTAGACATGAATCTGTTAGAAACATTGCGAACAGAGCCTATTTTTCTTGGAAGCAAGGCAAAGAGAATTCTCGAGAGAGCTATTTGGAATGACACATCTTTCTTGGCA TCTATCGCAGTCATGGACTACTCGTTATTGGTTGGATTGGATGAGGAGCACAATGAGCTTGTATTAGGAATCATTGATTTCATGAGACAATATACCTGGGACAAGCACTTGGAGACATGGGTTAAAGCATCTGGGATACTAGGTGGGCCAAAAAATGCGTCCCCAACAATTATTTCTCCCAAACAATACAAGAAAAGATTCCGAAAAGCAATGACTGCATATTTTCTCACAGTACCTGATCAATGGACTTTGTGA
- the LOC108464292 gene encoding putative 1-phosphatidylinositol-3-phosphate 5-kinase FAB1C isoform X8 — translation MIVATRHTIVVPNLSPIYDDRRESRGMKYCDKVHPSLCESSEPPSPCFVNLETIKSDSLAQYLEAYDCEFTMQPVTSKIITSFSTHPSPVSISQSACRCRSDEEDANDFGKHFLSPSTKYCQDVSNVDSHSLNGRHDFYSCKSVGSSPSVNPFRNNFTPYRVGISVQKKQEGSPMAQYVAPFYQENMDALRKPNIGTEELDNIYDYSDDFIFHNHYEKSQKLLDFENNGLIWFPPPPEDENEEIESNFFTYDDEDDDIGDSGAMFSSSSSLSSMFPVREKQNEGIKEPLKAIIQGHFRVLVLQLLLSEGIKVGKEDNAGDWLDIITTIAWQAAKFVKPDTSRGGSMDPGDYVKVKCIASGNPSESTLVKGVVCTKNIKHKRMTSQYKNPRLLLLGGALEFQKAPNQLASFSTLLQQENDHLKMIIAKIEALHPNVLLVEKSVSSYAQEYLLEKEISLVLNVKRPLLERIARCSGALVCPSIDNLSIARLGHCKLFRVKKVSEEHEISNQLNKKPSKTLMFFEGCPRRLGCTVLLRGRSREELKKVKHVVQYAVFAAYHLSLETSFLADEGATLPKMKVKHSVIRPEKMQSDNVILVAPSSFYPSNFNAIGNSFTQNDASPSLNPKQGSLESFPNQDDQIHISPSFGGSILDTCNDDLTPIVDMDLCSLEQLSRLQMPTMFPCDIRDFPQSEKRETVTEEERHNMHELEKSKKIIEDEASSGCFSATDTHQSILVSFSSRCVLKGTVCERSRLFRIKFYGSFDKPLGRYLQDDLFDQASCCQSCNEPTEAHVICYTHRQGNLTINVRRLSSLKLPGERDGKIWMWHRCLRCAHIDGVPPATHRVVMSDAAWGLSFGKFLELSFSNHATANRVATCGHSLQRDCLRFYGFGNMIAFFRYTPIDILSVHLPLSMLEFSGDIQREWIRKEAAELMVKVEILYAEVLDVLDNIEQKNNSSNASDLSNHIMELRDQIQKERNDYISLLQPTAIETSHLDLTTMDILELNCLKRSLLIGLHVWDRRLNSLDSHLGKGSAFKGKPGLSKDGKLDAYRQKTYKSTDSLEPPKSDARLEQNSSLPTFESDVPEELDLALCIENKVENEETDKSVHSPTSTLSERIDSAWIGTDLLTLKVQYPEAYQGNELQTRLVKPTSKIDNLPLRKVASPMRVHSFDSVLRLQARIQKGLHPSTLHLSTLKSFHATRDYRTMVRDPVSNVTSTYSYTLPFEAQKLNLSLRSTPTLINCASHVAEGARLLLVQRVHSDIVIAVYDNDPASIISYALSSKEYEEWVDDKSIKMGGGWSIIDRSKKDSATSSFSPWQPFGSLDTDYTHFGSFGSEDTSSSIGAMFTDTKRSPHLIVSFGDDSYVGGGIVKFSVTCYFAKQFYSLRRKCCPNEVDFVRSLSRCQKWSAQGGKSNVYFAKSLDERFIIKQVQKTELESFNEFAPEYFKYLSDSLSSGSPTCLAKILGIYQVSVKHLKGGKETKMDLVVMENLFFRRSISRIYDLKGSARSRYNPDTSGRNKVLLDMNLLETLRTEPIFLGSKAKRILERAIWNDTSFLASIAVMDYSLLVGLDEEHNELVLGIIDFMRQYTWDKHLETWVKASGILGGPKNASPTIISPKQYKKRFRKAMTAYFLTVPDQWTL, via the exons ATGATCGTGGCAACCCGTCATACTATAGTTGTCCCTAACCTCAGTCCAATCTATGATGATAG GCGTGAAAGTAGAGGAATGAAGTATTGTGATAAAGTGCATCCCTCTCTCTGTGAGAGCTCAGAACCACCGTCCCCATGTTTTGTGAATCTCGAAACCATCAAAAGTGATAGCCTTGCCCAATATCTTGAAGCTTATGATTGTGAGTTTACAATGCAACCGGTAACAAGCAAGATTATAACTTCTTTTAGTACTCATCCTTCTCCGGTATCTATTTCACAATCTGCCTGCAG GTGTAGGAGTGATGAAGAAGATGCTAATGATTTTGGTAAGCATTTTTTGAGCCCTTCAACTAAATATTGTCAAGATGTTTCAAATGTAGATTCACATAGTCTTAATGGTAGACATGACTTTTATAGTTGTAAGTCTGTGGGATCAAGTCCTTCAGTTAATCCCTTTAGAAACAATTTTACTCCTTATAGAGTTGGGATTTCTGTACAGAAGAAGCAAGAAGGGAGCCCGATGGCTCAATATGTTGCTCCCTTTTATCAAGAAAACATGGATGCTTTAAGAAAGCCAAATATAGGGACCGAGGAACTTGATAATATTTATGATTACTCTGATGATTTTATTTTCCATAATCATTATGAAAAGTCACAAAAGCTTTTGGATTTTGAAAACAATGGCCTAATATGGTTTCCACCACCACCTGAGGATGAGAATGAGGAGATAGAGAGTAACTTCTTCACATatgatgatgaagatgatgatattGGGGATTCTGGCGCAATGTTCTCATCAAGTAGTAGCCTTTCAAGTATGTTCCCAGTAAGGGAGAAACAAAACGAAGGAATCAAAGAGCCCCTTAAAGCTATAATACAAGGGCATTTTAGGGTTTTGGTGTTGCAGCTTTTACTAAGTGAGGGTATCAAAGTTGGTAAAGAGGATAATGCTGGGGATTGGCTTGACATTATCACAACAATTGCATGGCAAGCTGCAAAATTTGTGAAACCAGATACTAGCAGAGGAGGCAGTATGGATCCTGGGGATTATGTAAAGGTTAAGTGTATAGCGTCAGGAAATCCCAGTGAAAG CACCCTTGTCAAGGGAGTGGTATGTACCAAAAATATAAAACACAAGCGCATGACCTCACAATACAAAAATCCTAGATTACTTCTTTTAGGAGGAGCCCTTGAATTTCAGAAAGCTCCAAATCAGCTGGCATCGTTTAGCACATTACTTCAACAG GAAAATGATCATCTCAAGATGATCATTGCAAAGATTGAGGCTCTTCACCCTAATGTTTTGCTTGTAGAAAAGAGTGTGTCTTCATATGCCCAAGAGTATCTGCTTGAAAAGGAAATATCATTAGTTCTCAATGTGAAAAGGCCATTATTAGAGCGGATAGCAAGGTGTAGTGGTGCTCTTGTTTGTCCATCGATTGATAATTTATCTATTGCACGCTTGGGCCACTGCAAATTATTTCGAGTCAAAAAAGTATCAGAAGAACATGAGATTTCCAATCAATTGAACAAAAAACCATCAAAAACATTGATGTTCTTTGAAGGTTGTCCCAGACGCTTAGGTTGCACg GTCTTGTTGAGAGGTAGATCTCGTGAAGAACTAAAAAAGGTTAAACATGTTGTCCAATACGCTGTTTTTGCAGCTTATCACTTATCGCTTGAAACTTCCTTCCTTGCTGACGAAGGTGCTACTCTGCCTAAGATGAAAGTAAAACATTCAGTTATTAGACCAGAGAAAATGCAGTCTGACAATGTCATTTTAGTTGCCCCTAGTTCCTTTTATCCTTCCAATTTCAATGCAATAGGCAATTCCTTCACTCAAAATGATGCATCTCCAAGTCTTAATCCAAAGCAAGGAAGCTTAGAATCATTTCCTAATCAGGATGATCAAATTCATATTTCCCCATCTTTTGGTGGTTCTATTCTAGATACATGCAATGATGATTTAACACCTATTGTGGATATGGATTTGTGTTCTTTGGAACAATTGAGTCGTTTACAAATGCCTACTATGTTTCCCTGTGATATTAGAGATTTTCCCCAATCTGAAAAGCGAGAAACTGTGACTGAAGAGGAGAGGCATAATATGCATGAATTGGAAAAATCTAAAAAGATTATAGAAGATGAAGCTTCCAGTGGATGTTTTTCAGCCACTGACACACACCAGAGTATATTGGTTTCATTTTCAAGTCGGTGTGTTCTAAAAGGAACTGTATGTGAACGTTCACGACTTTTTCGAATAAAGTTCTATGGGTCTTTTGATAAACCACTGGGAAGATACCTTcaagatgacttgtttgatcaa gCATCTTGTTGCCAGTCATGCAATGAGCCAACTGAAGCTCATGTCATATGTTATACTCACCGGCAAGGAAACCTGACAATCAATGTAAGGCGCCTTTCCTCTCTTAAGCTACCTGGTGAACGAGATGGGAAAATATGGATGTGGCACAGATGCCTTAGGTGTGCTCATATTGATGGGGTTCCTCCAGCAACTCATAGAGTGGTTATGTCTGATGCTGCTTGGGGACTTTCTTTTGGAAAGTTTTTGGAGCTTAGTTTTTCAAATCATGCAACTGCTAATCGTGTTGCAACTTGTGGTCATTCCTTGCAGAGGGACTGCCTTCGTTTCTATGG ATTTGGCAACATGATAGCATTTTTTCGCTATACCCCAATTGATATACTATCAGTACATTTGCCCCTATCAATGCTTGAGTTTAGTGGGGATATTCAACGAGAGTGGATAAGAAAAGAGGCAGCTGAG CTAATGGTCAAAGTGGAAATTTTATATGCGGAGGTATTGGATGTACTTGACAACATTGAACAAAAGAATAATTCATCAAATGCAAGTGACTTATCAAATCATATTATGGAACTAAGAGATCAGATTCAAAAGGAGAGAAATGATTACATT AGTTTGTTACAACCAACTGCTATCGAGACATCACATCTTGATTTGACAACTATGGACATCCTAGAACTGAATTGCTTAAAGCGTTCACTTCTAATTGGTTTGCATGTATGGGATCGACGACTTAATTCATTGGATTCTCATCTTGGGAAAGGTTCTGCATTCAAAGGTAAACCTGGTCTCTCCAAGGATGGGAAACTTGATGCTTATCGACAAAAAACCTACAAATCTACAGATTCACTAGAACCTCCTAAAAGTGACGCACGATTGGAGCAAAACTCTAGTTTGCCAACCTTTGAATCTGATGTGCCAGAAGAATTGGACCTTGCATTGTGTATTGAAAATAAAGTGGAGAATGAGGAAACAGATAAAAGTGTCCATTCTCCTACATCTACATTATCTGAAAGAATAGATTCTGCTTGGATAGGTACTGATCTACTTACATTAAAAGTTCAATATCCAGAAGCATATCAGGGAAATGAGCTCCAAACTCGCTTGGTCAAGCCAACAAGTAAAATCGATAATCTTCCTTTGAGAAAGGTAGCTTCTCCAATGAGGGTTCATTCTTTTGATTCTGTATTGAGACTCCAAGCAAGAATTCAAAAAGGATTGCACCCCTCAACATTGCATTTATCAACACTTAAATCATTTCATGCTACTAGAGATTATAGGACTATGGTGAGAGATCCTGTTTCTAATGTGACAAGTACCTACTCTTATACATTGCCATTTGAGGCACAAAAGTTGAATTTATCACTTCGATCCACACCCACGTTAATCAATTGTGCATCTCATGTGGCTGAAGGGGCTCGGCTACTTCTTGTGCAGAGGGTTCACAGTGATATCGTTATTGCTGTTTATGACAATGATCCCGCAAGTATAATATCATATGCTCTTAGTTCAAAAGAATATGAAGAATGGGTTGATGATAAGTCCATTAAAATGGGAGGAGGTTGGAGTATTATTGATAGAAGCAAAAAAGATTCTGCAACTTCCAGCTTTTCACCCTGGCAGCCATTTGGTTCACTTGACACGGATTATACACATTTTGGAAGTTTTGGCTCTGAAGATACTTCATCATCCATTGGTGCCATGTTTACTGATACAAAAAGGTCTCCACATTTAATAGTTTCTTTTGGAGATGACTCTTATGTTGGTGGTGGCATAGTGAAGTTTTCTGTTACTTGTTATTTTGCAAAACAATTTTATTCTCTTAGAAGAAAATGTTGCCCTAATGAAGTGGATTTTGTACGTTCCTTAAGCCGCTGTCAGAAATGGAGTGCACAAGGGGGAAAGAGCAATGTGTATTTTGCCAAATCGTTAGATGAGAGATTCATTATAAAGCAAGTACAAAAAACAGAGCTAGAATCTTTTAATGAATTTGCACCAGAGTACTTCAAGTATTTGTCTGATTCTCTTAGCTCAGGAAGCCCAACTTGCCTTGCAAAAATTCTTGGTATTTATCAG GTCTCTGTAAAACACTTGAAAGGTGGGAAAGAAACAAAAATGGATCTTGTGGTAATGGAGAACTTATTTTTCAGAAGAAGTATATCTAGGATTTATGATCTTAAGGGCTCTGCAAGATCACGATATAATCCAGACACATCAGGAAGAAACAAAGTACTATTAGACATGAATCTGTTAGAAACATTGCGAACAGAGCCTATTTTTCTTGGAAGCAAGGCAAAGAGAATTCTCGAGAGAGCTATTTGGAATGACACATCTTTCTTGGCA TCTATCGCAGTCATGGACTACTCGTTATTGGTTGGATTGGATGAGGAGCACAATGAGCTTGTATTAGGAATCATTGATTTCATGAGACAATATACCTGGGACAAGCACTTGGAGACATGGGTTAAAGCATCTGGGATACTAGGTGGGCCAAAAAATGCGTCCCCAACAATTATTTCTCCCAAACAATACAAGAAAAGATTCCGAAAAGCAATGACTGCATATTTTCTCACAGTACCTGATCAATGGACTTTGTGA